The sequence AGGCCCCATCGTCACCAAGCTCACTGAGGAAGACATCATCAACCTCTATCAAGTGCGCGCACGGGTAGAAAGCCTGATGATTGAGCTGTATATGCAAAATGCCGACGACGCCATGAAGCAGCAGCTTCAAGCCCTCTACGACCGCCTTGACGATGATTTTTTGAACGGTTCGGTGGCCCAACGCTGGGCCTATAAAGATGCCTTTTACGCCCTTTTATCCCAAGGCGCCAACAACAGCGTGCTAGAAGAGTTCATCAACCGCATTCAAGAACGAGTGGGCCTTTTTAAACACTTTGCCTTTGTATACGAAGACCGCGTGCGCCAAGGCCACGCCGATTTAAAGCTGATCCTCAACGCGATCTTGGCCGGCGACATCGCCCAAGCCTGCGCCCACAATGATGAGCACCTATTAGATGCGGGCCAAGCCGCCGTGTATAACTACAAACGTCGTCTCAATCAATTAAATACCCTAAGCTAAACCCCATAAAAAAAGCGGCGCGCTGATTCATCAGCGCGCCGCTTTTGACGTCTCTTTTTAGCTGGCGATGTATAAGCCACCGTTTACATGCAGGGTTTCACCGGTGATGAAGCTGGCGTAATCAGACGCCAAATACAGAATGGCATCGGCCACTTCATCTGCCGAACCCAAGCGTTTGAGCGGGGTTTGATCCATTAACTGCTCGCCTTTGGCCGCCATCAATTGGCCAATCATGGGCGTATCGATTAAGCCTGGCGACACATTATTCACCCGCACATTCGGCGCCAATTCCATGGCCAAAGTACGGGTTAGGTTCAATACCGCCCCCTTAGAAGCCGCATAATGACCGTGGTTCAGGCTGCCTTTATGCCCCGCCATCGAGGTGACATTCACAATGGCGCCGCCTGGGCGCAAAAACGGCATGGCGGCCCGAATGGTATAAAACACGCCGTCTAGATTTACCGACGTGACTTTGGCCCATTCCGCGTCAGAAATATCGCGTAAAGGCTTTTCCCAATAAAGACCAGCACAAGGAATCACCACGTCGATGCCGCCAAAGCGAGCGGCGGCGGCATGGGCCACGTCATTAGCCTGTGCCGAGTCCGACACGTCTTGCGCCAAAGCCAACACGCGCTCACCGCTGGGATCAAGCTC comes from Neisseriaceae bacterium CLB008 and encodes:
- a CDS encoding SDR family NAD(P)-dependent oxidoreductase; this translates as MFEFTGKTVWVTGASGGIAVSCIHKLYQAGANLVLSDLNLAALQQFAAELDPSGERVLALAQDVSDSAQANDVAHAAAARFGGIDVVIPCAGLYWEKPLRDISDAEWAKVTSVNLDGVFYTIRAAMPFLRPGGAIVNVTSMAGHKGSLNHGHYAASKGAVLNLTRTLAMELAPNVRVNNVSPGLIDTPMIGQLMAAKGEQLMDQTPLKRLGSADEVADAILYLASDYASFITGETLHVNGGLYIAS
- a CDS encoding GntR family transcriptional regulator, which produces MVGKNLASRQAAPLRQQVTQLLKNDILEGVFLPGDRLIENHLCERYGVSRTVVREVLRLLESEQLVTVIPMQGPIVTKLTEEDIINLYQVRARVESLMIELYMQNADDAMKQQLQALYDRLDDDFLNGSVAQRWAYKDAFYALLSQGANNSVLEEFINRIQERVGLFKHFAFVYEDRVRQGHADLKLILNAILAGDIAQACAHNDEHLLDAGQAAVYNYKRRLNQLNTLS